Genomic DNA from Acidimicrobiales bacterium:
CGTCATGACGAGGAACTCGCGAAGTGGGCGACGTCAGCGGAACTGCGCTGGGCGCACCAGCGCCTGGCCTCGATCGACCCGACGCAGATCATCGTGATCGAAGACGGATCGGTGACCGTCGAGCTTCCACCTCCGCACGCCATCGTGCGTTTCATGGCCACCACGTTCGACTCGGCAATCGTCAAGCCGACCACGCCCAACGATCGAAGATCCGTGACGCTCGCCGTCCTCGCGCTGTGGCTCAGCCACGGACGTGAAGTCGTCCGAGACGACGCGACACCCGCCCGGCGAACCGAATTGCCGAAGGAACGGCAGGCCCTGGTGCAACGAGCAGACCGCGTGTGCCGCGACCTCGTCGCCATCGGACTTCTCCATCTCGGTGATGCCGAACGTGAACGTCTCGATTCGCTGGCCGCATCCTTCCGCGGTGCGAAGCTCTATCGTCTCGCACTCCTCGCCGAGCGGGCTGCAGACCAAGTTGATGCGCTCGCCGCGCTCTCCGTCGACGCAGACACCAGCCGGCTCCTCGATCACCTGGCCGAGATCTCAGCGGTCGCCGAGGCGATCGACACTCAGATCGCTGCCGGTCAACTGCTGCCCGAGGGTCTCTGCGGCACGGCCCGAGCGCGATACGAACCCGTCGGTCAGCTCCGCATCATGGGCCTGGGCCACTATGACTGGGGAGACCATCGCTTCGCTGGAACGACCGGCATTTTCGCAACGCCATCAGCCCGGTTCTTCGCCGTCGCCCGGCCACGAGTCGTGAGCGGGCGGCACCTACCCGAAGCGCTGGGCTGGACTGGTGTCGGCGACGTGTCAGCGCTCAGTGGCAAGCACGTGACGCTGTCGGGTGCCAAGGCGAGCAGCAGTCACCGACTGTCCGCGAGTCCAACGACCACCGCGGCGACCGTCGGACCGGTCACCAACGACGATCTCGCCCGCCTGGCCTGGGGCGGTACGAGGCCGACTGTACCGAGCCGGCTCCTCGGCCGATCCGAGCCCGGCTGGACGGTCGTCGCCGTCGAGGGGCAAGTGTCGCCGCCCCGATTCGATACGATCTCGCAGCAGTTCCAGTGGGAGCTAACCGCAGCGGGAGCCGGCATCGTGGTCACCATGCCCTACCGCCCCTCCTCGGTGGGAGCGCTTGCCAACCTCGAGCGGATCGCATCTGAAGGCCCTCCCGAGTACCTCGTCGGTCGCCTTCGGGCTGATGGCCAGACGCTGTCACTGTGGCCGATCTCGGCGATGACCAACGGGACACTACGAAACCTCGCAGCCCCGAGAATCGCCGGCGGCGTCCTCCCCGACGAAACGGCAGCGTCGGCGAATGCGCCGATTGCCACCATCGATCACCTCGACCGCCTTTCGGCCCGACTCGTTCGCGTTGCCGACGGCGGGCGACGGCCAACGACATCGACCGACCTCACATCGCTTGCGTCGACGGCTCGTGATTGGGGCTACACCATCCTTCACCAGGTGATCGCTGCGGCACCCGACCCGTCCGTCAGTGTTCTACGCGCCGCATGGACGCTCCTCCTCCTGCGCGATGCCGACGGCAGCGACGCGCCAGACTCCGCAGAATGACCCTCCACTCGTCGCAGATAACGCCGATAGTTGGAAATGGCCGATTCCCCCACCCGACCGAAGCTCGGTACCGACATCACCGACCTCACACCGTTCGGCGGCTCGGCCACCGAAGTGCTCCGATTCGCGCTGGCCGAACACGACACCAACTCAGCGTTGATCGACTACTTCGTCGAGGGAACCCAGCCCGACGCCGACACCGTCACTGCGATCAACGAACGCTTGAAGTCCTGGGTCCATACGTTGGTGGTCGAGCCACGCCTCATGCTCGCTGCGGTCTTGAGCTTGCCAGATGAAGCGGCCAACCGAACCACCCCGTTCGCCGGAGCTGAGCCACCCCTGACCCTTGTCACAACCGCAGCGATCGGCGGCGCTGACAGGTCTCGCGGATTGATGACCGATCCGACGACGATCGACGACCTCGTTGCCTGCGGTCGACGATGGGGATGGGATACCGGCGACGTGATCGCGGCCCTGGTCGACGGAAGGAAGGGCACCATGTATGTCAGCGAGCTCGCAGGTCTCGAGTCCTTCGTTACCAACAACAGCGCTGAACTCCTCGCAGCGGCTCAAGACCAACCCAGTCGAGCGGAGCTTTGGCGTTCGCTCCGAATGCTCTCAGGTGAGCAACTGCTGCCATTCGCCACGGACCTGATCGATGACTCCGCATCGACGGACAAGGGGCTTCGTACTGCGGCTCGGCAGGTCGCTCTTCAGCTGCCTCCGCTGGCCGCGGTACGACAGACCCAGGACGTGATCGAGCAATGCGCGCCGGCCAACCGCTTCCACGCCGCGTCAACGCTGTTGGCCAGCATCACCAAGGCACAAGTCCCGATGCCATCGGTTCGCCGCTGGGTCGAGCAACGAATCGAAATCGAGAGTTCGGCAAGGGTCGTCGCTGTGCTCGACAAGGCCCACTCAACCCTCGCCCATCGCGAGACGGAACCCGTCGTGCTACCCGAGGTGAGGTTCGAGCGGGTCGAGTTGAGCGACGACCTGTGGGCAGCAATCGTCGCTGCGGCCGCCACTCGCGGGTGAACGAGTTCGCAAGCGCTCCCGAAGTAGCGAGCTACTTGAGCGGCACGCTCCAACGAGCGTCGTACGCCAACCAAGGGGACGCTCCTATGTCGTGTCAAGCGGTGTGATGTTCGAGCTGGCGGAAGAGCTGTCGCGTGACGTATCGCTTGAGGCAACGTTTGATCTCCCGATCGGTCTTGCCCTCGGCGCGGCGCCGCTCGACGTAGGCCCTGGTCTCGGGATCGACCCGCATGCGGGTAACGACGACGGTGTGGATGGCCTGGTTGAGACGGCGATCACCGGACCGATTCAGCCGATACCGGATCGTCATTCCCGACGAGGCTGGAATCGGAGCGGTGCCGGCAAGCATCGCGAACGCAGCGTCGGAGCGAACGCGGCCGGGATGTGACCAGGCGCAGAGCACGGTCGCCGCCACGATCGGGCCGACACCACAGTTGTCCAACAAGTCTGGGCGCCAGGCGCGGACGAGGTGAAGGATCGCTCGTTCATGCTCCCGGGCTTCCTCAGCAAGGTTGATCGCCCGGCGGGCGAGACAACGCAACACGAGTGCGGTCTCACGTGTCGCCACGTCCCAGCGTGGATCCACACGAAGACGGGAACAGATCTTGAGCATCTCCGCCGTGGTCTTGCCCCGAAGCTTCGACCGGAGCTGCTCGGGAGCGACAACGACGAGCCCGTGGATCTGGCGTTGAGTATCGGTGCTGCTATCGACAGCGAGGCGGCGGGCAGCCAGCCGAACTGCGAGCGCTTGGCGTTCCCCGTCAGAGCGAGGCTCGCTCAGGTGCTCACGGCTGAGTGCTTCACGAGCAGCACGAACGGCGTCGATCGGGTCGGACTTCGCTCCGTGGCGACGGTTGGCTCGTTTCGGTCGATCGAGTTCGACCACCCATTCACCGCGCTCGGCCAGGCAACGGGCGAGACCGGCGCCATATCCGTTCGCACCTTCGATCGCCCAGACCCGCAGGCCACCGTGATTCCCAGCGAACTCGAGCAGTGCCTGATGGCCACCGAGATCGGTGCAGGCGGTCATGCTGTCGATCACGGCGCCGGTCGATGCCGCAACGACAGCGGCGGTGTTGGTGTGTTTGTGGGTGTCGACTCCGATGACGACGTCGACGACTTCTGCCAGCATGGTCACTGCGTTTCTCCTTTGAACGTGGAACGTGAGGTTCCGGTCCAGGGCGGAGATCGGCGGGACTGTGATGGGACACGCCAGGGATCAGCTGGCGGTCGAGCTCCTGATCAGGCCAGTCACTCCGGCCAGGGCCGGGGCCGATGACCGGATGCGGACATGTCCCCAACAAGACACTGCGGTCAGTCAGAATTCGAGTCACGCACCAGGCCATCGACCACAGCACACCACGAGCGCGGTGGCCGCAGCTACAGACTCACAGTCAGAACAGCGCTCTGGCTCGCAGCCGACCTGGATCTCCTCGGTCCCCTTGCCGATGCCAACCGGGTCTATCTCATGCTGGAATTTGCGGCATACGGCGCTGGCCACCGGGCGCATCTCGGGCTGGCGGACTACGACGGCGACGACCCGCTCTTCTTCAGCGCAGTTGCCGAAGCCGGGCACGTCATCGTGCCAGAGGTCGTTCGGCTCGTGACCGAGCTGTGGAGGGGTGACCCTGAGCGCTTCTCGACAACGAAGATCCGGCAGTGGGCCAGCCACCACGCACTCGACATCGTCGAGCTCCTGGAGAGTCCGAGGCACTACGGCGTCAACCGAGATGCGCTTGTCTCGATGCTGATCAGCAGCCCTGATCGTCCGGCAGCTATCGACGACGCCCTCATCCGCTCGGCAGTACTCGGCTCCGAGTTCCGCCAGCGGGCCTTGTCGGTCATCGACACTCGGTACACGCAGGAGGTACTCGCCTACCTCGACCGGGGCCAGCGTGAGCGAATCGGCGTTGCGGAGTGGATCCGGATCCACCCAAGTCCAGAAGCGACCAGCGCCCTGCTGAGCGTCGTGCGCTCGGAGCGCGACGATCGGGTGAAGGCGGCGGTGTTGACCACACTCGAGACCCTCGGCATCGACCTGGAGGAGTTCCTCAGCCCGGAGGCTCTGAGGTTGGATGCAGCCGCGACCATGTCGAAGAAGACGTCTCGTTCGAAAGCCATCGACTGGCTCGACACCGCTGGACTGCCACCGTTGCGATGGATGAACGGTGACCTCGTCGACGGAACGATCGTCGACTGGTTTCTGCACAGCGCCGCCAAGAACAAGTCCGCAGTTCCCTCTCCAATCGTGCGACGCCACTTCTCGCGGATGACCTCGGACAGTGCCACGGACTTCGGCCTTTCACTACTCGAAGCGTGGATGGAACGGGACCTGATGCGCGTGAGCAGCGCCGATGCGCTGAAGGAAGCGACGATGTTGGCTCAGAGCCAGCACCGAATGGCGCAGCAGTACCCTGCGCATCGGTACACCGGGCTCACGATCGAACAGATCAAGGGGATGCTGCTGCCTGAGTGCGAAGCGAAATTTGCCGGCTCGGCGCGCACAAGTCAGGGAATCCTCGCACTGGTCGCCGCCAGCGCCAGCCCAACGGCAGTCGACCTGGCCCTCTCCTACATTCGAAAGCACCGGTCCAAGAGGGCCAGCCAAAGCAAAGCGCTCATCGAGATGCTGGCGTGGATGGACGAGCCCCGAGCCGTTCAAACCGTCATGTCGATGGCCAATCGTTTCAACCCGAAGGCACTCCAACAGGAAGCAGCTCGCCAGATCAAGCTTCTCGCCGACCATCGCGGCTGGTCGGTCGACGACCTCGCAGACCGATCTGTCCCCGATGGCGGCTTCGACCAACGAGGCAGACGCACGTTCGAGTTCGGTGCACGCACCTTCACGGCGCAACTGTCGGGGAATCCCGGGATCTCACTGAT
This window encodes:
- a CDS encoding IS110 family transposase, with the translated sequence MLAEVVDVVIGVDTHKHTNTAAVVAASTGAVIDSMTACTDLGGHQALLEFAGNHGGLRVWAIEGANGYGAGLARCLAERGEWVVELDRPKRANRRHGAKSDPIDAVRAAREALSREHLSEPRSDGERQALAVRLAARRLAVDSSTDTQRQIHGLVVVAPEQLRSKLRGKTTAEMLKICSRLRVDPRWDVATRETALVLRCLARRAINLAEEAREHERAILHLVRAWRPDLLDNCGVGPIVAATVLCAWSHPGRVRSDAAFAMLAGTAPIPASSGMTIRYRLNRSGDRRLNQAIHTVVVTRMRVDPETRAYVERRRAEGKTDREIKRCLKRYVTRQLFRQLEHHTA
- a CDS encoding DUF4132 domain-containing protein; translation: MLEFAAYGAGHRAHLGLADYDGDDPLFFSAVAEAGHVIVPEVVRLVTELWRGDPERFSTTKIRQWASHHALDIVELLESPRHYGVNRDALVSMLISSPDRPAAIDDALIRSAVLGSEFRQRALSVIDTRYTQEVLAYLDRGQRERIGVAEWIRIHPSPEATSALLSVVRSERDDRVKAAVLTTLETLGIDLEEFLSPEALRLDAAATMSKKTSRSKAIDWLDTAGLPPLRWMNGDLVDGTIVDWFLHSAAKNKSAVPSPIVRRHFSRMTSDSATDFGLSLLEAWMERDLMRVSSADALKEATMLAQSQHRMAQQYPAHRYTGLTIEQIKGMLLPECEAKFAGSARTSQGILALVAASASPTAVDLALSYIRKHRSKRASQSKALIEMLAWMDEPRAVQTVMSMANRFNPKALQQEAARQIKLLADHRGWSVDDLADRSVPDGGFDQRGRRTFEFGARTFTAQLSGNPGISLIDDSSGKTIRSLPRGRADEDPEQVKGQKSALKEATADVAAAQDFQPQRLRRAMATERTWSSDEFNRYILGHPPMVRLATRLLWSTTVAGVEVLYRPLVDGSLLTMDDEELVLDDQPVRIAHGLRLDRVAIEAAATHLSDYEVVPLFSQLDRRPIEVARGQRTLDVVAGCQLSANLLASRARSLGWQVADTGGAGFSVGVTTQFADLGLEAVLSVERGLFLGGYDHVDYDCTLSSLYVIEGGSNRPDEHAALELGQLSPVLIAEIVDDALIIAGHPGA